In the genome of Arachis hypogaea cultivar Tifrunner chromosome 9, arahy.Tifrunner.gnm2.J5K5, whole genome shotgun sequence, the window ATTTGTGTGATATGCTGCAGATCTTTAGGGCATTGTCTTATATTCATCGTTGTATTGGAGTTTGCCATCGTGATATCAAGCCTCAAAATCTATTGGTATGCCTTTTATATATGTGTGAATACATCcgctatctcttttttttttaatttttaaatcgtTTTCTTCTCATGTTTCAATATTAATGGTCTAAACATCAAAAGTGAATATGATTTATAATAGAGCAATATGACTTGGACACATGAACCGTCACAAGGCTTAGTTGTTCTCATATTTCATATCTAAGATTGTGTTTTAGTGGCTTAAAGATAGGAAACTATCAATTCAAACCCAACTCTGGTGTCAGGATGGTTTGGTAGAGATACTAATTCAGCATTCATCTTTGCAGGTCAACCCTCACACCCATCAAGTTAAACTCTGTGACTTTGGAAGTGCGAAAGTATTGGTATGTTATATACGTCTGCATGTGCTTTAATTCTTTCCTCTTTGAccattctcttttactttttattatcccTATCTTACTGTAATCTGACCTTTGACAGGTAAAAGGCGAACCAAATATATCTTATATATGCTCCAGATATTATAGAGCACCTGAGCTTATCTTTGGAGCTACTGAATATACTACAGCTATTGATGTTTGGTCTGTTGGTTGCGTTTTAGCTGAGTTATTGCTTGGACAGGTTGGTGACTGCTGATATgagcttttagtttttttttttgtttggttatttaattgattttctttctgcttttcccAGCCTTTATTCCCTGGTGAGAGTGGTGTTGATCAGCTTGTTGAGATAATCAAGGTAATCTTTTTGTGATAAGTAAACTTTTTTCATCGTTGCTCTActtaggcttggtttggtaaaattttttgaaaaggtgCACCAGTACCTCGTTGTGTTTGATAAATAAGAAAAGACCATGTATTTGTGCTAGCAACTTTAAAAATTAGGGGTGCCTTTGGAAGCACCTAAGGAAGAGTTTCTCAGAGTTGatgtgtatttattaaaattaaaaagtctaatataacatcgtatattaataaatatccaaatttattcttatatttatatctattatggtgttttaaattttaaaaactattttatcaaacacaattGTTATTGGTTGTGCTTATTATTGAAAAccatttttaatttaccaaatataGATGCTATACCTTTTAAAAAGCCATCTTTCAAAAGCTAGTTTTGATAAGCTACTTTCAAAAAGTAAAAGCTTTATCAAACCAAGCCTTATTTGCATTGTCTTTTGCTTTAGCATTTTAAGACCGAATTGGCctatttgatgatttgaaaacCTGGATAAGTGCCCTTGCTAATTTATGCAGTGCTGGTATTGTTAACATATGAATGATCCATCTGTGGTTGGTTTTCATAGGTTCTCGGCACTCCAACAAGGGAGGAAATTAAATGCATGAACCCTAACTATACAGAATTTAAATTCCCGCAGATTAAAGCACATCCATGGCACAAGGTATCAAACATAATTCTTGATCTTAAATCTTCTTTTATGTTTCATTCATAAGGTCACAAGACATTTAAGCCTCATTGAGCGTACTTTACTAAGATAtatttgttaattttcttttactaGATCTTCCATAAGCGCATGCCACCGGAAGCTGTTGATTTGGTGTCAAGACTACTTCAATACTCCCCTAACCTACGGTGCACAGCAGTAAGTATATGATTCTGCAAGTTTGTTGGGCATATTTATGGTTTCTAACCACTAATGATACAGCAGCTTTTTTCATCTTCCAAGTTTTTATATAATTTgtgtgctttttctttttcctcttcaatCTGGTGCAGTTAGATGCCTTGACTCATCCTTTCTTTGATGAGCTTCGTGACCCAAACACTCGCTTGCCAAATGGCCGCTTCCTTCCACCactatttaatttcaaatctcaTGGTATGGCTATTTTGTTTGTGTATATGTGACAGCCTTTTCATTGTCATTAATATATCTTCTGTCTGACATTTTCTGATGTTACTATCACATTACCAGAACTGAAGGGAGTCCCCGTTGAAACCTTGGTGAAATTAGTACCCGAGCACGCAAGGAAGCAGTGCCCGTTTCTTGGCTTGTGATATGATGTCATGAAAATGTAACAAAACTCTTAAGTGTTGTTTCAATATGAATACCTCGCCTTTCCTCTATTTATAATGTGATATTTGTTGCTACCTGTGTTGTTGGTTGCCATGTAAAAGTAGAGATATATGTCTAGTACTTATATATGTTACCCAACCCTCAACGGGGGTATTCACAATGCCCTGTTTCGTGTATCAAAAGCTGATTGCAACATGCAATAGAAGACAAAAAATGTCTGCAATTATCTTaatgatgtatttgttgagacAGCGATGGGTTGTTGGCTAGTTTAGTTATGGTTGTAGCGTGGTAGTTGGAAGTTTTGATGGCCTTATTATATCTCTGCATCTGTTTATTTTTCCACCTCCTTTTCCTTTGTGTTGGTAATCCGTGGTGGAACGACATTGGACTTGGTCACCATGGTTGTCTATCATTGCTGTATTGGGTGTATCCAAATTCATAAATGTAATTGCATTCTTCCTTCGTTAATCTAGCAAACAAATAGTGACGCGCTATCTGGTGGTTTCTACTACTtatctctgttttctttttttggtttataCTCGTTAAATAATAGTTATCATACCAACCTGCACAATTGCTTCACAATGGCCATTTGTACTTCTAAAGTTGTAAACGGTTAAAACTActcatgaaaaaaaatgaaattatgtATTTATGGAAGAGTTCTGTTGCACAAAAATAATCAAACGATAATTTTTGGTGGACTTTGttgaaaaattattgaatttcatAATTATTGAATTTCATAATATGTATTCCAAATTTAATGTTtggttatttttttcaaaacaaaattcaTCTTCCTAATATTTAAAGgagtaaaaattcaaatatatattgtctttttaaaatatcagatttaaaaaaaattcaaaacttttttttatgtaGAAGTTAGGAAGgtgatgtatatatattatacaaaaaGAACGATTCTTTCTCTATATTAACTTATCactataaaatactaaaaatagtttaaaaaagaaatataataaaaataaataaataattatcattGTGAAGTAAGAATGTTGTAATTCATGAATATGAATATAATAAAGTCTCTTCTTATAATATAACATGGATGTACACATTAACACTTTGTTTGGATGCAAGATgaaaaatgagagaaaagaaaatgagaagaaagaaaaaagaaagaaaagttgatttttttata includes:
- the LOC112710692 gene encoding glycogen synthase kinase-3 homolog MsK-1 codes for the protein MASVGVAPTSGLREPSGHAAAGVDRLPEEMNDMKIRDDREMEATVVNGNGTETGHIIVTTIGGRNGQPKQTISYMAERVVGHGSFGVVFQAKCLETGETVAIKKVLQDKRYKNRELQTMRLLDHPNVVSLKHCFFSTTEKDELYLNLVLEYVPETVNRVIKHYNKLNQRMPLIYVKLYTYQIFRALSYIHRCIGVCHRDIKPQNLLVNPHTHQVKLCDFGSAKVLVKGEPNISYICSRYYRAPELIFGATEYTTAIDVWSVGCVLAELLLGQPLFPGESGVDQLVEIIKVLGTPTREEIKCMNPNYTEFKFPQIKAHPWHKIFHKRMPPEAVDLVSRLLQYSPNLRCTALDALTHPFFDELRDPNTRLPNGRFLPPLFNFKSHELKGVPVETLVKLVPEHARKQCPFLGL